One genomic region from Scomber scombrus chromosome 19, fScoSco1.1, whole genome shotgun sequence encodes:
- the ccdc177 gene encoding coiled-coil domain-containing protein 177, giving the protein MVDPSEAEEQNKCKGPKLDTPTVAAEGPRLPDQADGSATEEEGDAGFETPPTGSSEPSPCHAASTAGPEASSQGVPPQQPQTQTEPKLHLDLYNFDSPVAEGSRYVLTSPRSLEACARCGVKPVELLPRPLADFAREAPGRSMRVATGLFEVFERDRSAKLRQCKEERERIVREEKRRVLQAAVNSNSSASSTSVEQQHKATSGSTQPSKSGPVTSSSAPDFGASPRATASGPSSKTGPALLSKATSSSLSTSPKSTQSTSSMPSSKTTFQGSVKHPSPSSSAQVKATRPVSGPPPIVRKSSGGKSSNTFPRSTPKPPSFPRAKSTLTSSVSKPPAQTSGNPLNGVTGGPFSQHNGHLGFHSKVRGKSHSMESLQRRMDPVCSSTSNTTTTTTCTSSESGASSSYSWDGARDHWAKISSPRARTLATFNSLMGRSLSLGDLSHSPQTTQKVERIVREVKRRGLNAVSERDRKIAALMLARYQEEDIMSQTRYVAHLQWDSERRMDELRREQEDREKQRAVLQCQRVWQTQVSIRQRRLSQQERDSAAAKLRQAEESEERWRGLAEQQERTRLQRLQQVAREEKHKKTLQEQNRKALEEERAAMLEQERLLLKEKLTMAELKRQEKEHQSQEERLGLNKAEKRRHAALIQEIARRELEEREEARRAAEVKLSRSLENYEQIVERRGQELKEKAKREEKQIQKARKAAEKRERQQQQQLEARVKEAEKRAQQAALVAEEKSKEKAQRAVQSRQEKERLQRLNRQRVEEEEKQRRMELLQSIERKLEKSEQIFKEKRAVLESARSVARASFHVRDKVREETNMRTFDKMALEAQLKASLDEK; this is encoded by the coding sequence ATGGTCGACCCCTCGGAGGCTGAGGAGCAGAATAAGTGTAAGGGCCCAAAGCTCGATACACCAACTGTGGCCGCTGAAGGCCCTCGGTTGCCAGACCAAGCCGATGGATCAGCaacagaggaggaaggggacGCCGGTTTCGAGACGCCGCCCACGGGCAGTTCTGAGCCGAGCCCCTGCCATGCTGCGTCCACGGCAGGGCCAGAGGCCTCCTCTCAGGGGGTCCCGCCTCAGCAACCACAGACTCAGACTGAGCCCAAATTGCACCTGGACCTGTACAACTTTGACTCACCAGTCGCAGAGGGCAGCCGCTATGTGTTAACAAGCCCCCGCTCTCTGGAGGCGTGTGCTCGATGCGGGGTCAAACCTGTGGAGCTCCTGCCCCGCCCGCTGGCTGATTTTGCTAGGGAAGCTCCAGGCCGCTCCATGCGTGTTGCGACAGGGCTGTTTGAAGTCTTTGAGAGGGACAGGAGCGCCAAACTGAGGCAATgcaaggaggagagggagaggattgtaagggaggaaaaaagaagagttcTGCAGGCAGCAGTCAATAGCAACAGCAGTGCATCATCCACCTCAGTGGAGCAGCAGCACAAAGCCACTTCCGGCTCCACTCAGCCTTCAAAATCTGGGCCAGTGACCTCCAGCTCAGCCCCTGATTTTGGAGCATCCCCTAGAGCCACAGCATCAGGTCCATCCTCTAAAACAGGTCCAGCTCTTTTATCTAAAGCCACTTCCTCCAGTCTTAGTACCTCCCCTAAATCTACTCAGTCCACAAGCTCCATGCCATCCTCCAAGACTACTTTCCAAGGATCTGTCAAGCATCCTTCGCCTTCATCATCCGCACAAGTGAAAGCCACACGGCCGGTCTCTGGCCCTCCGCCGATAGTCAGGAAGTCCTCTGGTGGTAAATCTTCAAACACCTTCCCCAGATCAACACCAAAACCCCCGTCCTTCCCCAGAGCAAAATCTACATTAACATCATCGGTGTCAAAGCCTCCAGCTCAGACATCTGGGAATCCTCTTAATGGTGTAACAGGAGGACCGTTCTCTCAGCACAATGGACATCTTGGATTTCATTCCAAGGTGAGAGGAAAAAGCCATTCGATGGAGTCCTTACAGCGAAGGATGGATCCAGTTTGTTCGTCCACCTCCAACACCACAACTACTACCACATGCACCTCATCAGAGTCGGGTGCTTCCTCTTCGTACAGTTGGGATGGCGCTCGAGATCACTGGGCTAAAATCTCAAGCCCCCGAGCTCGTACCCTGGCCACTTTCAACTCCCTGATGGGTCGCAGTCTCAGTCTTGGCGACCTGAGTCATTCTCCTCAGACAACTCAGAAGGTGGAGCGCATAGTAAGGGAGGTTAAACGTCGAGGCCTGAATGCTGTGTCCGAGCGTGACCGCAAGATTGCAGCGTTGATGCTCGCCAGATACCAGGAAGAAGATATCATGAGTCAGACTCGTTACGTGGCTCACCTTCAATGGGATAGCGAACGAAGAATGGACGAGCTGCGGCGCGAGCAGGAGGATCGAGAGAAGCAGCGTGCAGTGCTTCAGTGTCAGCGGGTGTGGCAGACACAGGTGTCGATACGTCAGAGAAGACTCAGTCAGCAGGAACGAGACTCAGCTGCTGCCAAACTCCGACAGGCCGAAGAGAGCGAGGAGCGGTGGAGGGGGCTTGCAGAGCAGCAGGAGCGCACCCGTCTGCAGAGGTTACAGCAGGTAGCACGAGAGGAGAAGCATAAGAAAACCCTTCAGGAACAGAATCGGAAGGccctggaggaggagagggcgGCCATGCTGGAGCAGGAGAGGCTGCTGCTGAAAGAGAAGCTCACCATGGCCGAACTGAAGAGGCAGGAGAAGGAGCACCAGTCCCAGGAGGAGAGACTAGGTCTGAACAAAGCTGAGAAGAGACGCCACGCTGCTCTGATCCAGGAGATCGCCCGCCGAGAgctggaggaaagagaggaggccAGGAGGGCAGCGGAGGTGAAGCTCAGCCGCTCCCTGGAGAATTATGAACAGATAGTAGAGCGTCGAGGGCAGGAGCTGAAAGAAAAGGCCAAGCGTGAGGAGAAGCAGATCCAGAAAGCACGCAAGGCTGCAGAGAAGCGTGAGaggcagcaacagcagcagctggaggCTCGCGTGAAGGAGGCAGAAAAACGAGCCCAGCAGGCGGCTTTGGTGGCTGAAGAGAAGTCCAAAGAGAAAGCTCAGCGGGCCGTCCAGAGCcgacaggagaaggagagaCTTCAGAGGCTCAACAGGCAGCgtgtggaagaggaggagaagcagaggcGTATGGAGCTGCTGCAGTCCATCGAGAGGAAGCTGGAGAAGAGCGAGCAGATCTTCAAGGAGAAGAGGGCGGTGCTGGAGAGCGCTCGCTCCGTGGCCAGAGCCTCTTTCCACGTGCGGGACAAAGTGCGGGAGGAGACCAACATGCGTACTTTTGATAAGATGGCTCTGGAAGCTCAGCTGAAAGCCAGCCTGGATGAGAAATAG